Part of the Lolium rigidum isolate FL_2022 chromosome 6, APGP_CSIRO_Lrig_0.1, whole genome shotgun sequence genome, CGTGATAGGTACACGAAATTTTCCTTTGAAAAATACACGCCATGTCGAAAGATACCGTACTCCGTCGTCATGTGTCTATCGTCGTGCTGCCCCTGGGCGCCACCGCAGCCACTAACGACAACTTCCACGGACCAGCACACTAGAATAATCAACCAACACTCGCCACCGACGGCGACGTGGCCGGTGATTCACGCTGCTGACTTCTCTCGAGGCCCGAAGAAACTGCCGGCGCTGGGGAAGAAAATTTGCATATGCACACCGCCGAGATCCGCGTTCAGCGCCGACCAAAAGTCTTTGAAAGGTACACGTGCCTCTCGCCGGGCAGGGACGTCTGGCCGACGCGCCGCCCCACGCCACCGGAAGAACACGCTTCCTGCGCATGACTCTGCACGGCGGAGTTACTTCTTTATCCGGAATGATGGCGATATGGCCGGCGCGTGTCGGTAGCGCGTCGCCCGCTGGTATTAATACCCCAGGGCTTGCCAGCTCCAGCCTCAGTCTCTCGTGCAATCAAATCCTCTTTGTTCGATCGCCAACCACGAATCACCAAAAGTTCACTGATTACAGCCACTCAAAAGCTTGAAAATCTGCTAGGTCGCCGGTGACCATGTCGAGCAACGGCCAGAAGCAGATGCAGAAGCCACAGGCACCACCGGCGTCTCTATCCGCGGGACACGACGCGGAGATCAAGAAGGTGTTCTCCCGCTTCGACGCGGACGGCGACGGCCGGATCTCCCCGTCCGAGCTCGCCGCGGTGTCCCACGCCatcacgccgccgccgagcgagtcCGCGGGAGGCCGGGAGGTGGGCGCGATGATGGAGGAGCTGGACGCCGACCGCGACGGGTACGTCGACCTGGGCGAGTTCGCCGCCTTCCACGGCCGCGCCGGGCGCGACCTGGATGCCGAGCTGCGCGACGCCTTCGACGTCTACGACATCAACGGCGACGGCCGCATCTCCGTGGCGGAGCTCAGCAAGGTGCTCGGGCGGATCGGCGAGGGGTGCAGCACCGAGGAGTGCGAGCGGATGGTTGCTTCCGTGGATGTGGATGGTGATGGATGCGTCGGGTTCGAGGAGTTCAAGAAGATGATGTCAAccgacggcgccgccgcccaGCCCGAAGCCGGCGTCCCTAATGGCAAGACCAAGAAGGAGTGATGATCCATGCATAATGCGCTTGTAAATTTGTCAGCAGTACTACCTCAATTTATCAGCAGTACTAATAAGGCGCACGTATATTGTATATTCTAAGATGAACTTTGattataaaaattgagcaacaaaattttaattatataatGTTTAATTAGCACCAATGAGTTCGTATTGAaaatgtcaacacccagatttttaagtccagatgcctattatgccattcatctcaattccaggaatattgtttttgcgagacataatagattgatatcacaacacatcattcattacaacacataatcatcttacaacaaaggatcacatgatccatcttaatacaacatagtggatctagagatcctattacaaaacacatagcggaagcgaagtagtagcggtcgtggtccatctattccacaggcaactgttgacgtcaggagtgatcctagttgtcgtagatgtcctgctgtccttcttccgggttctgactcctcttcatagtctggccatttgaatagccagagacacagccatgagtactttaaagtactcgcaaactaatactaaggtaaatactatcaactatagaaaagggattctaagctctaggtttatttgcataaagccagttttatttcataagcacttttaaTATTCCAAacttcttcatttgctaaactcaagtgggaatattagtgtcattcccacaactcagttgtgattcaaagtcaaagtcacctttcaattcaaatcacaagtcaccattcatatttttagaaaagttctgatgacggaacagtatggcctttccaactgtctatgaccgcggacgcggctattcgaataggttaaactctgcagaggttgtacacttgtgccacaacaattgcaatagttcgtcaggggtaacgggccctgatttatcgtacgcagtacgcgaactaccaatcctaacctttcatttacataccctagtataggcacctctccccatgaggttgtacacttgtgccacaacaattgcaatagttcgtcaggggtaactggccctgatttatcgtacgcagtacgcgaactaccaatcataacctttcatttacataccctagtataggcacctctccccatgagcttggcccagacagtcagcctgggaactgcacagggcttggaccggacattcacctcatttcacgtcatttcacatcattccttttgttgtagaggcagcctccggcataaccccgatgacgcttgttttagaggaaacccatactaagacacataaatttccagctaagccttacccagattcgggtattgtgggggtacttgtaaaattggaatggta contains:
- the LOC124659069 gene encoding probable calcium-binding protein CML16: MSSNGQKQMQKPQAPPASLSAGHDAEIKKVFSRFDADGDGRISPSELAAVSHAITPPPSESAGGREVGAMMEELDADRDGYVDLGEFAAFHGRAGRDLDAELRDAFDVYDINGDGRISVAELSKVLGRIGEGCSTEECERMVASVDVDGDGCVGFEEFKKMMSTDGAAAQPEAGVPNGKTKKE